In Pseudonocardia sp. C8, one genomic interval encodes:
- a CDS encoding DNA modification methylase, whose product MRPASVWATGSRSPRQQIVGRHIGATRSDNALTPTIARWVIQTYTDPGEIVCDPNPGPGLVVAEAVRAGRHALALPTQPRWESTLEANLDLARLAGSTGHATLLDSIDDPRATDLPGAVDLVLTGLRHTPTSDPSRVLVDLYEDLDAVADWVWPGGHIVITCRPWHRRGRLVDLPGQIHEAVDAVGLVPADHCIALIAPMHGQQLRPRRSTRMGDRPEGTDLHGCRTTLPTHLDVLVFQLPPAAGHEMKGGGQ is encoded by the coding sequence GTGCGCCCGGCCAGTGTTTGGGCTACAGGAAGCCGCTCGCCCCGCCAGCAGATCGTCGGCCGGCATATCGGCGCCACGCGCTCGGACAACGCGCTGACCCCGACGATCGCTCGCTGGGTCATCCAGACCTACACCGACCCCGGCGAGATCGTCTGTGATCCCAACCCCGGTCCCGGCCTCGTGGTCGCCGAGGCCGTCCGCGCCGGCCGCCACGCCCTGGCCCTGCCCACCCAGCCCCGTTGGGAGTCCACGCTGGAAGCGAACCTCGACCTCGCCCGCCTCGCCGGCAGCACCGGTCACGCCACCCTCCTGGACAGCATCGACGACCCGCGCGCCACCGACCTGCCCGGCGCGGTCGACCTCGTACTGACCGGCCTGCGCCATACCCCGACCAGCGACCCCAGTCGGGTCCTGGTCGACCTCTACGAAGACCTCGACGCGGTCGCCGACTGGGTCTGGCCCGGCGGGCACATCGTGATCACTTGCCGCCCCTGGCACCGCCGCGGACGCCTCGTGGATCTGCCCGGACAGATCCACGAGGCGGTGGACGCGGTCGGGCTAGTACCCGCCGATCACTGCATCGCCCTGATCGCCCCGATGCACGGTCAGCAGCTCCGGCCCCGGCGCAGCACCCGCATGGGAGACCGCCCGGAGGGCACCGATCTGCACGGCTGCCGCACCACGCTGCCGACGCATCTCGATGTTCTGGTCTTTCAGCTCCCGCCGGCCGCAGGCCACGAGATGAAAGGCGGTGGGCAGTGA
- a CDS encoding site-specific DNA-methyltransferase, translated as MSSLYYRDPSTELHVGDAIDVMATLPSASVDCVVTSPPQWGLRDYGTAEWVGGKPRCRHTLGTTPHQRRSVKKTGIGGHRARTEKHCRRCGAISRDKQYGLESTLDEYVHKLGEASAEIARLLSPEGTFWLNLRDGYSYHNSGTGSTRRIGPGESGEVVRHKSLMGIPWRVALHLQKQGWIIRNAVVWHKPNSIPDPATDRFSSRYEMVFLLVKQPDYHVDASRVLEPLSQERPAHRKDHRGGTKPHTVKSPWSPRSPGKNPGDVWSMSTRPLPDAHCAPFPIDLPWRCIAAGCPEGGHVLDPFSGAGTTGLAARQLGRFYRGIDLRSDYHDIALRRLAGSQPADIDLPEAA; from the coding sequence GTGAGCAGCCTCTACTACCGCGACCCGAGCACGGAATTGCACGTCGGCGATGCCATCGACGTGATGGCCACGCTGCCGAGCGCATCGGTGGATTGCGTGGTGACCTCGCCGCCGCAGTGGGGCTTGCGCGATTACGGAACTGCCGAATGGGTCGGTGGAAAACCCCGGTGCCGACACACGCTCGGCACGACACCGCATCAGCGACGGTCGGTGAAGAAAACCGGGATTGGTGGTCATCGCGCCCGTACTGAGAAGCACTGCCGACGGTGCGGCGCGATTTCACGAGACAAGCAATACGGGCTTGAGTCAACGCTCGACGAATACGTTCACAAGCTCGGCGAGGCAAGCGCGGAAATAGCACGTCTCCTCAGCCCGGAAGGAACATTCTGGCTCAATCTTCGCGATGGATACAGTTATCACAACAGCGGCACCGGAAGCACCCGAAGGATCGGCCCCGGAGAATCCGGCGAGGTGGTTCGCCACAAGAGCTTGATGGGCATTCCGTGGCGCGTTGCCCTCCATCTGCAAAAGCAAGGGTGGATCATTCGGAACGCGGTTGTGTGGCACAAGCCGAACAGCATTCCTGACCCCGCAACGGACCGATTTTCCTCGCGGTATGAGATGGTCTTCCTCTTGGTCAAGCAGCCGGATTACCACGTGGACGCCAGCCGCGTCCTTGAACCTCTCTCGCAGGAACGTCCCGCCCATCGCAAAGACCATCGCGGGGGCACTAAGCCGCATACGGTCAAATCCCCGTGGAGCCCACGATCCCCCGGAAAGAATCCGGGCGATGTGTGGTCGATGTCGACCCGGCCATTGCCAGACGCGCACTGCGCCCCGTTTCCCATCGACCTTCCCTGGCGCTGCATCGCTGCCGGATGCCCCGAGGGCGGCCACGTTCTCGACCCGTTCTCCGGCGCCGGCACGACTGGGCTGGCTGCCCGCCAGTTGGGGCGCTTCTACCGAGGCATCGACCTGCGGAGCGACTACCACGACATCGCCCTGCGCCGACTGGCTGGCAGCCAGCCCGCCGACATCGACCTGCCCGAGGCGGCGTGA